A window from Thiohalophilus sp. encodes these proteins:
- a CDS encoding radical SAM protein, which produces MKRLRAGGCPVAPMTLLQRVMPRYSKMGLVPAMGCPQTCRHCMFTWRPPRGKNEDPDAVYHLVDKYTDSVLFTGGDLTKQLDYFYDAISVMRHVKNFALLLNGDFADTTGGERGVGQDGEGHRKPAEKMGNGQGLVTDQFRRISPGGLR; this is translated from the coding sequence GTGAAACGCCTGCGCGCTGGTGGATGTCCAGTTGCGCCGATGACGCTACTGCAAAGGGTAATGCCGCGTTACAGCAAAATGGGTCTGGTTCCCGCCATGGGCTGCCCGCAAACCTGTCGTCACTGCATGTTTACCTGGCGCCCGCCACGCGGCAAAAACGAAGACCCGGACGCCGTCTATCATCTGGTGGACAAATACACCGATAGCGTGTTGTTCACCGGCGGAGACCTGACCAAACAGCTGGATTATTTCTATGACGCGATTAGCGTAATGCGTCATGTCAAGAATTTCGCCCTGCTACTCAATGGGGATTTTGCCGATACCACGGGTGGCGAACGAGGTGTTGGGCAAGATGGCGAAGGCCATCGAAAGCCAGCCGAAAAAATGGGCAACGGCCAGGGTCTTGTTACAGATCAGTTTCGACGAATTTCACCAGGAGGTCTACGTTGA